A window of the Arenibacter algicola genome harbors these coding sequences:
- a CDS encoding enoyl-ACP reductase FabI, which yields MSFNLLKGKKGIIFGALDVNSIAWKTAETIHAEGGTFVLTNAPIAMRMGQIDELAKETGSKIVPADATSEEDLDNLVTQSMEILGGKIDFVLHAIGMSVNVRKGRAYTDEKYDFTTKGWDVSALSFHKVMQSLYKADAMNEWGSIVALTYMAAQRTFPDYNDMADNKAYLESVARSFGYFFGKEKKVRVNTISQSPTATTAGQGVKGFNSFISYADKMSPLGNATAQDCADYTVTLFSDLTKKVTMQNLFHDGGFSNTGVSQEVIDRFSE from the coding sequence ATGTCGTTTAATTTACTAAAAGGAAAGAAGGGAATTATTTTTGGCGCACTCGATGTTAATTCCATAGCTTGGAAAACTGCTGAAACCATACATGCGGAAGGAGGAACTTTTGTTCTTACCAATGCCCCCATAGCTATGCGCATGGGACAGATAGACGAACTTGCAAAAGAGACCGGTTCCAAGATTGTTCCTGCCGATGCCACAAGCGAAGAGGACTTGGATAATTTGGTGACACAATCAATGGAGATTCTAGGAGGGAAGATAGATTTTGTACTGCACGCCATAGGGATGTCTGTCAACGTACGTAAAGGTAGGGCCTATACGGATGAGAAATATGATTTTACCACCAAAGGCTGGGATGTATCCGCCCTTTCTTTTCACAAAGTAATGCAGAGCCTTTACAAGGCCGATGCTATGAACGAATGGGGCAGCATCGTAGCTTTGACGTATATGGCCGCTCAGCGAACCTTTCCAGACTACAATGATATGGCCGACAATAAGGCCTATCTGGAATCGGTTGCCCGTAGTTTTGGATACTTTTTTGGCAAGGAGAAGAAGGTTAGGGTTAATACCATATCCCAATCCCCTACGGCCACAACTGCGGGACAGGGAGTTAAAGGGTTTAACAGTTTCATTTCCTATGCCGATAAGATGTCTCCTTTGGGAAATGCAACTGCCCAGGATTGCGCAGACTATACCGTAACCTTGTTCTCTGATTTGACCAAAAAGGTTACCATGCAGAATTTGTTCCACGACGGTGGTTTTTCCAATACGGGTGTTAGTCAGGAAGTAATTGATAGATTTTCCGAATAG
- a CDS encoding glycosyltransferase translates to MDLFFSFIVPVYNRPNEINELLESLSLQDYDKSFEVVVVEDGSSESSEDIVDKYKDKLSITYLKKTNSGPGDSRNYGMNRARGNYFIVLDSDCIIPSQYLSVVEQSLTNNYVDCYGGPDAAHSSFTNVQKAINYAMTSVFTTGGIRGNKRAVGKFQPRSFNMGISKAAFEKTHGYGNIHPGEDPDLTFRIWEAGFETKLIEDAFVYHKRRIDWNKFYTQVKKFGMVRPILNHWHPHSAKITYWFPTLFSFGFVGAIVLLFLGILWPISIYALYFGLLFVHSLVVNKNFKVAALSLIAVVIQFVGYGFGFFKNSILIALSNKKPEELFPKLFFKTL, encoded by the coding sequence ATGGATTTATTCTTTTCTTTTATAGTGCCGGTTTACAACAGACCCAATGAGATCAATGAATTGCTGGAAAGCCTTTCATTGCAGGACTACGATAAATCTTTTGAGGTGGTTGTCGTAGAAGATGGTTCGTCCGAAAGTTCGGAGGATATTGTGGATAAGTACAAAGATAAATTGTCCATTACCTATTTAAAGAAGACAAACTCCGGTCCTGGTGATTCCCGAAATTATGGAATGAATCGCGCCCGCGGCAATTATTTTATAGTGCTGGATTCCGATTGTATAATTCCGAGCCAATATTTATCGGTGGTGGAGCAATCCTTGACAAACAATTATGTGGATTGTTATGGGGGCCCCGATGCAGCACATTCATCCTTTACGAATGTACAGAAGGCTATTAATTATGCCATGACCTCTGTGTTTACCACAGGAGGAATAAGGGGAAATAAAAGGGCGGTAGGTAAATTTCAACCAAGGAGCTTTAATATGGGAATATCTAAAGCAGCGTTTGAAAAAACCCATGGATATGGGAATATACACCCAGGAGAAGATCCGGACCTTACCTTTAGAATATGGGAAGCGGGATTTGAAACCAAATTGATAGAAGATGCCTTTGTTTATCATAAGCGGCGAATAGATTGGAATAAATTTTATACCCAGGTCAAGAAATTTGGAATGGTAAGGCCCATTTTAAATCATTGGCATCCGCACAGTGCCAAAATCACTTATTGGTTCCCAACTTTGTTCTCTTTCGGATTTGTTGGGGCTATTGTCTTATTGTTTTTAGGGATCTTATGGCCAATATCTATTTACGCCTTATATTTTGGTTTACTTTTTGTGCATTCTTTGGTAGTCAATAAAAATTTTAAGGTGGCTGCGCTTTCATTGATAGCTGTGGTCATCCAGTTTGTAGGATACGGTTTCGGATTTTTTAAAAATTCGATTCTAATAGCGTTAAGCAATAAGAAACCGGAGGAGTTATTTCCTAAGCTTTTCTTTAAAACTCTGTAA
- the miaA gene encoding tRNA (adenosine(37)-N6)-dimethylallyltransferase MiaA produces the protein MSKKNLISIVGPTAIGKTTLAIALAKHYKTEIISADSRQFYKEMSIGTAVPSQEELASVPHHFIQHKSIFDEYTVGDFEREAIKKLEILFEDNDIVVMVGGSGLYVDAIKDGLDSFPTIDPKIRETLNETLVTQGILSLQERLKILDRDYYDQVDLSNPHRLIRALEVCIGSGLPYTSFLNQKKPERNFNTITIAINADREIIYDRINQRVDIMLELGLLEEVASLKDQQTLNALQTVGYRELFSYFKGDYDLNTAIAEIKKNTRRFAKRQLTWLRKKEDILWVDYEYNLNEILEKIDQKRTG, from the coding sequence ATGAGTAAAAAAAATCTTATTTCCATTGTTGGGCCCACTGCGATAGGAAAGACGACCTTGGCCATAGCCCTTGCCAAACACTACAAAACAGAGATTATTTCCGCCGATTCCCGTCAGTTTTATAAAGAAATGTCCATTGGGACCGCTGTGCCGTCCCAGGAAGAATTAGCAAGTGTTCCACATCATTTTATTCAGCACAAAAGCATTTTTGACGAATACACCGTAGGGGATTTTGAAAGGGAAGCTATAAAAAAACTTGAAATACTTTTTGAAGATAACGACATTGTTGTCATGGTAGGCGGAAGTGGTCTATACGTTGATGCCATTAAGGACGGACTGGATAGTTTTCCAACAATAGACCCTAAAATCCGGGAAACATTGAACGAAACTTTGGTAACCCAAGGCATTTTAAGCCTTCAGGAAAGACTTAAAATTCTGGACAGGGATTATTATGACCAAGTAGACCTAAGCAACCCGCACAGGCTTATTAGGGCTCTGGAGGTGTGTATTGGCTCAGGCCTCCCCTACACCTCATTCCTAAATCAAAAAAAGCCCGAACGGAATTTTAATACCATTACCATAGCCATAAATGCAGATAGGGAGATTATCTACGACCGTATAAACCAAAGAGTGGATATAATGCTGGAGCTGGGCTTATTGGAAGAGGTTGCCTCTCTAAAGGACCAACAGACCCTGAATGCCTTGCAAACGGTAGGTTATAGGGAATTATTTAGTTATTTTAAGGGCGACTACGATCTAAATACCGCTATTGCCGAAATAAAGAAAAACACCAGAAGGTTTGCGAAAAGGCAATTGACATGGTTACGAAAAAAAGAGGACATCCTTTGGGTGGATTATGAATACAACTTGAACGAAATTCTGGAGAAGATAGATCAAAAACGCACTGGATAA
- a CDS encoding exonuclease domain-containing protein: MYVILDIETTGGKYNEEGVTEIAIHKFDGHKVVDQFISLVNPEKEIQPFVVNLTGINNNMLRTAPKFYEVAKRIVEITEDAVIVAHNAQFDYRILRTEFRRLGFNFERKTLCTVELAKQLLPDAESYSLGKLVRSLGIPVSDRHRANGDALATLQLFKLLLSKDLDKTIFKSVLRTETQGELSPRQLDMVDELPSETGVYYMHNKDGDIILLGKSSNIKKRVNQHFTNNSPKARRIQKETKRVSYEKTGNELAALLKENAELLRNRPKYNTHYKKRLFSHGIYKSYNQDGYIALTAEAINPKKRAVVTFNSLEGAENFLHSIREEFQLCNKINGLSQAKIHCSHYEDNSCLGGCINQEPVEIYNARVLQAIDKYSFSKKSFLIMDKGREIGERCGIEIKDGVFKGFGYFNLNHQINNIHILESIITPMEGNENTTHIISSYLRKKKVLKIIELNQ; the protein is encoded by the coding sequence ATGTACGTCATATTAGATATTGAAACCACAGGAGGAAAATACAATGAAGAGGGGGTTACGGAAATTGCTATCCATAAGTTTGACGGGCATAAAGTAGTGGACCAGTTCATAAGCCTGGTAAACCCAGAAAAAGAAATCCAACCCTTTGTGGTTAATCTTACCGGCATTAACAACAATATGCTTCGCACTGCTCCAAAATTCTATGAAGTGGCCAAACGCATTGTTGAGATTACGGAAGATGCGGTAATTGTTGCCCATAATGCCCAGTTCGACTATCGGATTTTGAGAACCGAATTTAGGCGGTTGGGCTTTAATTTTGAACGCAAGACTCTCTGTACAGTTGAACTGGCCAAGCAATTATTGCCGGATGCCGAATCGTATAGTCTGGGTAAATTGGTGCGATCCTTGGGAATCCCCGTAAGTGATCGTCATAGAGCCAATGGAGATGCCCTTGCCACATTGCAGCTATTTAAACTATTACTTTCCAAAGATCTGGACAAAACCATTTTTAAAAGCGTACTAAGAACCGAGACCCAAGGGGAATTATCGCCAAGACAGTTGGATATGGTAGATGAACTACCTTCGGAAACAGGGGTCTACTACATGCACAATAAGGACGGTGATATTATTTTGTTGGGCAAAAGCAGTAATATTAAAAAAAGGGTCAATCAGCATTTCACCAATAATAGTCCAAAGGCCAGAAGAATTCAGAAAGAAACCAAAAGGGTTTCCTATGAAAAAACGGGCAATGAATTGGCTGCCTTACTAAAGGAGAATGCGGAATTATTGCGGAACAGACCCAAGTACAATACCCACTATAAAAAAAGGTTGTTTTCTCATGGTATTTATAAATCATATAACCAGGATGGCTATATTGCATTGACGGCGGAGGCCATTAATCCTAAAAAAAGGGCAGTAGTTACCTTTAATAGCCTTGAGGGAGCAGAAAATTTTCTGCACAGCATCAGGGAGGAGTTTCAATTGTGCAATAAAATAAATGGACTGTCACAGGCAAAGATACATTGCTCCCATTATGAGGATAATAGTTGCCTGGGCGGGTGCATAAACCAAGAACCGGTAGAGATCTATAATGCAAGGGTATTACAGGCAATTGACAAGTACAGTTTCTCAAAGAAGAGCTTCTTGATCATGGACAAGGGAAGGGAAATTGGTGAGCGTTGTGGAATTGAGATCAAAGATGGTGTTTTTAAAGGTTTTGGCTATTTTAATTTAAACCATCAAATCAATAATATTCATATCTTGGAATCCATAATAACACCCATGGAAGGAAATGAAAACACGACGCACATTATCTCATCCTATCTCAGAAAAAAAAAGGTGTTGAAAATTATAGAACTAAATCAGTAG
- a CDS encoding gluconokinase has translation MALYNKNILFVIGVSGTGKSTIAKLLAEKLNLPFFDGDDFHSEANIEKMSNKIPLTDEDRYEWLVTLNKLAVNNQETGAVIVCSALKESYRNILANKIEEKVVWISLESSFELLLERLQKRKGHFMPAELLRSQLDTFEPPTKAIKISIVPSPQEIVDQILREYKTHYIKG, from the coding sequence ATGGCTTTATACAATAAAAACATTCTATTTGTAATTGGGGTTTCCGGCACAGGTAAATCCACCATTGCGAAGTTGTTGGCAGAAAAACTGAACCTACCATTTTTTGATGGGGACGATTTTCACTCGGAAGCCAACATAGAAAAAATGTCCAATAAAATCCCCTTGACGGATGAGGACCGTTACGAGTGGCTGGTAACTCTAAACAAATTGGCCGTGAACAACCAAGAAACAGGGGCTGTCATTGTCTGCTCCGCCTTGAAGGAATCCTACAGAAACATACTTGCAAATAAAATTGAAGAAAAAGTAGTCTGGATTTCCCTGGAAAGTTCTTTCGAATTGCTATTGGAACGCCTACAGAAGCGAAAGGGTCATTTTATGCCTGCCGAATTATTACGGTCCCAACTGGACACTTTTGAACCTCCTACCAAAGCGATAAAAATATCGATAGTTCCCAGTCCACAAGAAATTGTGGACCAAATATTAAGGGAATACAAAACTCATTATATTAAGGGGTAA
- a CDS encoding sensor histidine kinase, translating to MNKRLFGLLVVLMSLSLIGIIFVQSYWINKSVADKEEQFSNTINQILSRVVENIEKREVQDYLNEFYKLKDSIGKPKATHLKNFFFFDRDINSNEIRFYTHGILEEDYNMASTFFDIGLDTTTFRNITSTRTTEIYKEDFGLDGRQYSLTPVQKLEKIGGLSSIDKAALDDVFREQAKSRSIHKRVSKQEIELFLGRELKNRGIDIDYEYGVYSKGLPTKVKSKKFKFTETTLYKAPLFKDSEGNTNFSLLLTFPKKKRFLIQSILGMAILSLTFTLVIVVAYSSAIYQLIKQKQISEIKSDFINNMTHEFKTPIATINLAVEAIKNPKIIDDKEKVLRYLQMIRDENKRMHAQVENVLRISKLEKNQLDISKDRADIHDIIEDAITHVELIVADRGGYIKPHLKAERSEVLANEMHFTNVIVNILDNAVKYSPEVPKIDVFTEVVGNYIIIKVQDQGAGMSKAVLKKVFEKFYREHTGDIHNVKGHGLGLAYVKKIVDDHQGEVYAESEKGKGSTFYIKLPLI from the coding sequence ATGAATAAGAGGTTATTTGGTCTTTTGGTAGTCTTAATGAGCCTTTCCCTAATAGGAATCATCTTTGTTCAGAGTTATTGGATAAATAAGTCGGTCGCGGACAAGGAAGAACAATTTTCAAACACAATCAACCAAATTTTGAGTAGGGTTGTAGAGAATATTGAAAAGCGGGAGGTACAGGATTATCTTAACGAGTTTTACAAGCTTAAGGATAGTATTGGAAAGCCAAAGGCTACCCATCTTAAGAATTTTTTCTTTTTTGATCGTGATATCAATTCCAATGAAATACGGTTTTATACCCATGGTATTTTGGAGGAGGATTACAATATGGCATCTACGTTCTTTGATATAGGCTTGGACACCACAACATTTAGAAATATTACCAGCACCAGAACAACAGAGATATACAAAGAAGATTTTGGTCTGGACGGCAGGCAATATTCCTTGACACCGGTACAAAAGCTCGAGAAAATCGGTGGACTCTCCTCTATTGATAAAGCTGCATTGGATGATGTATTTCGGGAACAGGCCAAATCAAGGTCCATCCATAAACGCGTATCGAAACAGGAAATAGAACTTTTTCTTGGGAGGGAACTGAAAAATAGGGGCATAGATATAGACTACGAATACGGGGTCTATAGCAAAGGCCTGCCGACCAAAGTGAAATCCAAAAAATTCAAGTTCACGGAGACCACACTTTACAAGGCCCCTTTATTTAAGGATAGTGAAGGGAATACCAATTTTTCTCTCTTGCTGACCTTTCCCAAAAAGAAAAGGTTCCTTATACAGTCCATTCTTGGAATGGCAATTTTGTCCTTGACGTTTACCTTGGTCATCGTGGTAGCCTATTCCAGTGCCATCTATCAGTTGATAAAACAGAAGCAGATTTCAGAGATTAAATCGGACTTTATCAATAATATGACGCATGAGTTTAAAACTCCGATTGCTACTATAAATTTGGCCGTTGAAGCAATAAAGAATCCTAAGATTATAGACGACAAGGAGAAGGTGCTGCGCTATTTGCAAATGATAAGGGACGAAAACAAGAGAATGCATGCGCAGGTAGAAAATGTATTAAGGATATCCAAGTTGGAAAAAAATCAGTTGGATATTAGTAAGGATAGGGCAGATATACACGACATAATAGAAGATGCCATTACCCATGTAGAGCTTATAGTTGCAGACCGGGGAGGGTATATTAAGCCGCATTTAAAGGCGGAACGCTCGGAGGTTTTGGCCAATGAGATGCATTTTACCAATGTGATAGTGAATATATTGGACAATGCTGTGAAATATTCGCCGGAAGTGCCCAAGATAGATGTTTTTACCGAAGTGGTCGGGAATTATATCATAATAAAAGTACAGGACCAGGGCGCTGGAATGAGCAAGGCGGTACTGAAAAAGGTTTTTGAAAAGTTCTATAGGGAGCATACAGGAGATATACACAATGTTAAGGGGCACGGTTTAGGGCTTGCTTACGTAAAAAAAATAGTTGATGATCATCAAGGTGAGGTTTATGCGGAAAGTGAAAAAGGTAAAGGAAGCACTTTTTATATAAAACTACCTTTAATTTAA
- a CDS encoding response regulator transcription factor: METVDKKILLVEDDPNFGIVLKDYLAMNDFDVTLAKNGMEGFEKFKKDNFDVCILDVMMPYKDGFTLAKEIREKNENVPIVFLTAKTMKEDVLKGYKAGADDYLNKPFDSEVLLMKLKAIIQRKSSSSLADSKQFEFTIGGFQLNSKLRFLKYKDEDAIKLSPKENELLRLLALHENDLMPRELALTKIWRDDNYFTSRSMDVYIAKLRKYLKKDENVEILNIHGEGFRLVVKTE, translated from the coding sequence ATGGAAACAGTAGATAAGAAAATATTACTCGTAGAGGACGATCCCAATTTTGGAATTGTACTTAAAGATTATTTGGCAATGAACGATTTTGACGTTACGTTGGCAAAAAACGGAATGGAAGGTTTTGAAAAATTCAAGAAGGACAATTTTGATGTTTGTATCTTGGATGTCATGATGCCATATAAGGATGGCTTTACCCTAGCCAAGGAAATCCGTGAAAAGAACGAAAACGTACCCATCGTTTTTCTTACGGCCAAGACTATGAAAGAAGATGTCCTTAAAGGATATAAAGCAGGTGCTGACGATTATTTGAACAAGCCTTTTGATTCCGAAGTGCTTTTGATGAAACTTAAAGCCATAATTCAGAGAAAGTCTTCCAGCTCCCTAGCTGATAGTAAACAATTTGAATTTACTATCGGTGGTTTTCAATTGAATTCCAAGCTTAGGTTCTTGAAATACAAAGATGAAGATGCCATTAAACTATCGCCCAAGGAAAATGAGTTGCTTAGACTTTTGGCCTTGCACGAGAACGATTTAATGCCGCGTGAATTGGCCCTGACTAAAATCTGGAGGGATGATAACTATTTTACTTCACGAAGTATGGACGTTTATATTGCCAAACTGCGTAAATATCTTAAAAAGGATGAAAACGTGGAGATATTAAATATCCATGGAGAAGGGTTTAGATTGGTGGTTAAAACCGAGTAG
- a CDS encoding YbbR-like domain-containing protein produces MIDIIKKGLNKRKVKLFLVFLLCSGLAWFISNLGEQYTNNATFDIYYGSTPDSLLLNSVSKRNIKVRLRASGFQFLMFGFKNKTVVVDLSQLEKKGPKYFVSPSTYRSQIENQLSKFIRVEDMDRDTLFFNFQRLYKKKLPVLPKVTIDLEQNYLMDNNYTLLPDSITVMGPKSEIDTLTGIATQTLVLPHTTNDISEKLKLNLPPNLKNTKYSHHNVTLSAKIFKFSEKVFKVPVEVVNVPEGVGIRTFPEIVSVLCRGRLSAIKELAESDFVVTADYSSLRDKNENVLDLKLTKKPDSVNVVQLRENKVEFILKRQ; encoded by the coding sequence TTGATAGATATAATTAAAAAAGGGCTCAATAAAAGAAAGGTCAAACTTTTTCTGGTCTTTCTATTATGTTCAGGCCTCGCTTGGTTTATTAGTAATTTGGGAGAACAATATACCAATAATGCCACCTTTGATATTTATTATGGTAGTACCCCGGACAGCTTATTGCTAAATAGCGTTTCCAAAAGAAACATTAAGGTTAGGCTTAGGGCCAGTGGGTTTCAATTTTTGATGTTCGGTTTCAAAAACAAAACTGTAGTGGTTGACCTATCCCAATTGGAAAAAAAAGGTCCCAAATATTTTGTTTCCCCATCAACCTATAGAAGTCAAATAGAAAATCAACTTTCTAAATTTATAAGGGTTGAGGACATGGATAGGGATACATTGTTTTTTAATTTTCAAAGGCTATACAAAAAAAAGTTACCGGTACTTCCTAAAGTGACTATTGATCTGGAACAGAATTATCTAATGGATAACAATTATACTTTGTTGCCCGATTCCATAACCGTAATGGGGCCTAAATCGGAGATTGATACTTTGACAGGAATTGCTACCCAAACCTTGGTGCTGCCACATACGACCAATGATATTTCGGAGAAATTAAAATTAAATCTTCCGCCTAATCTAAAGAATACCAAATACTCCCATCATAACGTAACCCTATCTGCCAAAATATTTAAATTTTCGGAAAAGGTTTTTAAGGTTCCGGTAGAGGTTGTCAATGTGCCTGAAGGGGTGGGGATAAGAACTTTTCCAGAAATTGTTTCGGTTTTGTGCAGGGGGCGTTTAAGTGCCATTAAGGAATTGGCGGAGTCAGATTTTGTGGTTACTGCCGACTATTCCAGTCTAAGGGATAAAAATGAAAATGTTTTGGACCTGAAATTGACCAAAAAGCCAGATAGTGTGAATGTGGTGCAGCTAAGGGAGAATAAAGTGGAATTTATACTCAAGAGACAATGA
- the coaE gene encoding dephospho-CoA kinase (Dephospho-CoA kinase (CoaE) performs the final step in coenzyme A biosynthesis.), which produces MIIVGLTGGIGSGKSTVGSMFQKLGVPIYNSDAEAKNLMASSKKIKNEIEALLGKESYLEGKPNKEYIAKIVFKDKKLLQGLNNIVHPAVRRHFKSWCKRQNAPYVIQEAAIIFENGADKFYDKIILVTSPKDIRIQRVVDRDGATAEAVMSRIDNQLPDSEKEKLSDFIIENIGLEETEREVFRIHHKLLKIRA; this is translated from the coding sequence ATGATAATCGTAGGCTTGACAGGGGGTATTGGCAGTGGTAAATCCACCGTGGGATCCATGTTCCAAAAATTGGGGGTGCCCATTTATAATTCGGATGCTGAGGCCAAGAACCTAATGGCCAGTTCAAAAAAGATTAAAAACGAAATTGAAGCATTACTGGGCAAGGAGAGTTATTTGGAAGGGAAGCCAAATAAGGAGTATATCGCCAAAATTGTGTTCAAGGACAAGAAATTATTGCAGGGTCTCAATAATATTGTCCATCCTGCGGTGAGACGTCATTTTAAAAGTTGGTGCAAACGCCAGAATGCACCCTATGTAATACAAGAAGCTGCCATTATATTCGAAAATGGGGCCGACAAATTTTATGATAAAATAATCTTAGTCACCTCACCAAAGGATATCAGAATACAAAGGGTTGTTGATAGGGACGGGGCCACGGCCGAAGCGGTAATGTCTCGTATAGATAATCAATTGCCAGATAGTGAAAAAGAGAAGCTTTCAGACTTCATAATTGAAAACATTGGACTGGAAGAAACGGAAAGGGAAGTTTTCCGAATTCACCATAAATTACTTAAAATAAGGGCTTAA
- a CDS encoding ion transporter: MKIKKSWKQKIHEVIYGTHTQAGRLFDIVLLVVIVYSVIIVMLESVPSFDEKHHKFLNYSEWVVTILFSIEYILRIISINRPKKYIFSFFGIVDFLSTIPKYLSLLFVGSQYLTAFRILRLLRVFRILKLVRFVGESNNLVRSIHASRTKIFVFVFFILIISILLGTVMYIVEGPTHGFTSIPHSVYWTIVTLTTVGYGDISPETPLGQFIATVIMIIGYGVIAVPTGIVSAEYAAGMTNKKNIAPGKTCPDCGTEIMRIDAHYCRECGHKLSDD, encoded by the coding sequence TTGAAAATTAAAAAAAGTTGGAAACAAAAGATCCATGAAGTAATCTACGGGACCCATACCCAGGCGGGAAGACTTTTTGATATTGTACTGCTTGTTGTAATCGTCTATAGTGTAATTATTGTAATGTTGGAAAGCGTCCCTTCATTTGATGAAAAACACCATAAATTTCTAAACTATTCCGAATGGGTAGTGACCATTTTATTTTCTATCGAATACATTTTGAGGATAATTTCTATCAACCGGCCTAAAAAATATATATTTAGTTTTTTTGGCATAGTCGATTTTTTATCCACCATTCCAAAATACCTTTCACTATTATTTGTCGGTTCCCAATACCTAACAGCTTTTAGAATTTTAAGATTGCTAAGGGTATTCCGAATACTAAAATTGGTACGCTTTGTTGGGGAATCCAACAATCTGGTAAGGTCCATTCACGCCAGCAGAACCAAAATATTTGTTTTTGTTTTCTTTATCCTCATAATTTCCATTTTATTGGGAACGGTAATGTACATCGTAGAAGGTCCTACACATGGTTTTACCAGTATACCACATAGTGTTTATTGGACCATAGTTACCCTAACTACAGTTGGATACGGGGATATCTCCCCTGAAACCCCCTTAGGACAGTTTATTGCCACCGTTATTATGATTATTGGTTATGGCGTAATTGCGGTACCCACCGGGATTGTTTCTGCTGAATATGCTGCTGGCATGACCAACAAAAAAAATATAGCCCCAGGGAAGACCTGTCCGGATTGTGGTACGGAAATCATGCGTATTGATGCCCATTACTGTAGGGAATGTGGACATAAATTAAGTGATGATTAA